From the Thermoanaerobaculia bacterium genome, the window ATGGTCACGGGGAAGAACGCGGTCTCGCCGGAGGCCGGCTCGGCATCGCTGTCGAGGGTGTCGTCGCCCCCGACGTCGCGGCTCGTGAACCAGGCCGACGGTGCCACGAAGCGCAGAAGCCAGCTCCCCTCCTTGGGACGCAATCGGTAGACGCCGACGCCATCGGTGACCACGGTCCGCCGCAGGGCGAAGGCGTCGTCGAAGAGCTCGACCGTCACCCCCGCGATCCCGGCTTCCCCGGCGTTCTGCAGCCCGTTCGCGTTGGCGTCGAAGAAGACCCGCCCCTGAAGATCGCCGGTGACGCGAAAGCGCTGGCCCTGGACGCTGTAGCCCGAGGTATCGCCCCCGCTCGAGCCGTTGCTCTGCCAGACCACCACGAAATCCCCCTCGGCGTCCGACGCGACTGACGGACGCCTCTGGCCGGAGGTGGTGTAAGTGTTGACCTGGAACTGCCCGCCCAACGGGGTGCCTCCCGCGGCGTAGCGCTGGCCCTGGACGCTGTAGTTCAAGGTGTCGCCCCCGCTCGAGCCGTCGCTCTGCCAGACCACCACGAAATCCCCCTCGGTATCCGACGCGACCGAGAGATAAGACTGATTGTTGGTGGTGTAGGTGTTGACCTCGAACTGCCCTCCCTGTGCGGCGCCTCCCGCGGCATAGCGCTGGCCCTGGATGCTGTAGTTCAAAGCATCCCCCCCGCTCGAGCCGTTGCTCCGCCAGGCCACAACGAAATCCCCCCCGGTAGCCGACGCTACCGACGGAGCACGCTGATAGCTGGTGGTGTAGGTGTTGACCTGAAACTGCCCTCCCAGCGCGGCGCCTCCCGCGGCGTAGCGCTGGCCCTGGACGCTGGTGTCCAAGGTATCGCCCCCGCTCGAGCCGTTGCTCAGCCAGGCCACCACGAAATCCCCATCGGCAGCCGAGGCGACCGACGGATACTGCTGACGGCTGGTGGTGAAGGTGTTGACCTGGAACTCCCCTCCGAGCGCGGCGCCTCCCGCGGCAAAGCGCTGGCCCTGGACGCTGCCGTACGAGGTATCGCCCCCGCTCGAGCCGTAGCTCGCCCAGACCACCACGAAATCCCCCTCGGCATCCGAGGCGACCGAGGGATTGAACTGAATGCTGGTGGTGTAGGTGTTGACCTGGAACTGCCCTCCCAGCGCAGCGCCGTCCGCGGTGTAGCGCTGGCCCTGGACGCTGCTGTTCGAGGTATCGCCCCCGCTCGAGCCGTCGCTACTCCAGACCACCACGAAATCCCCCTCGGCATTCGACGAGATCGAAGCAGAAAACTGTGTGCCGGAGGTGTAGGTGTTGATCTGGAACTGCCCGCCGAGAGCGGCGCCTCCCGCGGCGTAGCGCTGGCCATGGACGCTACTGTACGAGGTATCGCCGCTCGAGCTGTCGCTATCCCAGACCACCACGAAACCCCCCTCGGCATCCGACGCGACCGAGGGATAACCCTGAAAGCCCGTGGTGTAGGTGTTGACCTGAAACTGCCCGCCGACCGGCAGCGGCGGCGATTGAGCCCAAACGGGAGCTGCGACAAGCAGAAGGAAACCCAATCGGCGGCAACGCGATCGCATCCAGACTCCGTTCGAAGGCGAGAAGCTGCGCGGCAGACTACTCCCGAGCGGGTGACCTGTCGAGCCACCTTGCAGAGGCTCCAACGAAGGTGTCAGCCGAAATCCCAGCGCATCTCACGCTGACGGAATCTGGATACCTGCGGCCGATCGCTCCCCGCAGCTGGGGACATGCTGAAGCCCGTCAATTCCGCCGCGATCGCCCATCTGACCCCGCCGGGCTGGAGCGTGTCCCCGGCGTACCTCGAGGCCTTCGCGTATCTTGATTCGGAACGCGGGGATCTGCAGCCAATGCTCCCCGCGCTGGGGACATGCTGAAGCCCGTCGAGTCCGCCGCGTTCGCCCATCTGAACCTGCCGGGCTGGAGCGTGTCCCCGGCGTACGCCGAGCCGTCAACTGCCGCAGCGCGCTGGCGAGCGAGGCTCAGACGGTCAGGCGATCGGCATACGGCACCGATTCGCCATGCTCGAGGGACCGGCGCAGGATTCGCAGGTACATCGCCCAGCAGTTGGAGGAGACCCGGAAGTGCTCGTTCGGGTTCGGCCAACCGGTATGGCGGAATCGCAGCCAGGTGACACCATCACCGGCCTCGAGCCGCATCCCGACGCGGGTGCCGAGCCAGTCGCTGTCGGCGTGCACGATCTCGAGCTCGAACTCGGAGCTTCGAACGTACCGGGACACCCGGGCTCGCCAGTCGTAGTCGGGCCCGAACCAGAGTCCGTACTCGGCTCCTTCGCGCGGCTCCCCGGTGCAGCGCAGGGTCCACCAGGTGTCCAACCCGCCCGGCGTGCTCACGGCGAGGAACAGCCGTTCGAGAGAAGTCTGGATCGGCAAGTCATGCAGGATGTCGGCCATCGATCCCTCCCCTGGCACGCTCGCGCTACGAAGGTGCCGGTTCCGGCTCCTCTACCACAGATTTCTGAGAACCGACTCAAATGCCGGACCCGCGGCTGGAGCACTCGAGGTCTGCTATAGGGTGCCCGGAAATTCGAGTGCGGTCGGTTTGAAGGACAAGGTTCCATTCTCCGTGCTTCCTCGAGGACTCTCTGCAGGAGGAGAGGTCGAGAAGGAAACGCAGTCCAACACTGGAGGTTCGATGTCTTATCGGAGTTTGCTCAAGTTGGTGATCGTAGCTGTCGGGATTGCATCGGAAGGTCAAGCACAGGAAACTCAGAGCCTTGCAACAGCCGCGACCGGCCGCCCTACGATCGCTGTCGGAGAAGCTACGATCACGATCTCTGGCGCTCCTTTGGGCGCCACCTACTACCTAATCGGCCTCGGGAGGAGAACTGAGGGCCCCGAGGTGACCCGAAGGTACTTCCGTCTAGAAGGCTCGACTGATTCCGATGGCGACGGCATCTTGACCCTGGAGATCGAGGAGGGAGTCCCCGAAGACTCGCTCTGGGCGGCGATCAATCGGTCCGGTGGACCGATCCTCTACTCTGTGCCGCGAAAATTTCCACGCGCGCTTCCGCGCCTTCTGGAGGACGAATATCTCACTCAGAGCCCTTCGGGTCCGCTTCTTCTCTCGGGCGAACAGCTGGTCGTTCTATTTCGCCGGGAGGTCGGCGCCTGGGTCTGGAGGGGGCGTGCCGATGTCGTGCCTTCTGGCGACCCGCAGCTCCCTGATCGACTGTTGCTCCCGCCCACGACCTTCGAATCGCTCGGAGTCGAAGACCCTCCCCTCGATGAGTTCCTGCCGGGCGACGCGCTCTTCGCCCTCGACCAGCGCACTTTCGACTTGCGCCGCCTGGTGTTCGAAGCAGAGGAGGTCGCGCGATGAAGATCCCTGCCCCGGCAGTTCGGGCTATCGCTCTAGCCCTCACTTTCGCGTTCGCGCCGGCATTCGTCGAGGCTCAAGATCCGACCAATCTCCGCCGCGGCCGCGGTGCACCCACCGCTTACGCTTCCGATCAACATGACGCTGTGAACTTGTTCAACGGCAACTACTCCTTCGTCATTCCGATCGGCGACGCCTATCCTGTATCGGAAGCGCTCTCGTATGCGCTTTCCGTCCAATACAACTCCAACGTCTGGGACTTTGACTGGGGGCCTGAGGACTCGGTCAACGCGCTCCCGGAGCTCTACGGCAACGCGGGCCTTGGCTGGAATCTTGGCCTGGCCCGGATGAAACAGGTTGGGACCTCTGCCTCGAACTGCACGAACTGGGTCCTCATCGAAGCAGACGGGTCGCGGCGACAGATTTTCGACAGATTACACGCTAGCGACACAGTCACCACCGCATGCTATACGCGCGACTCGAGCTATCTGAGGATCAAGAAGGTCGGCTCGACTTGGGAGGTCGAATCGCCCAGCGGCCTCGTTCGTGTCTTTGACGCGTCCGGTGAGCCGAAGGCCATTCGCGACCGATTTTCGAACACCGTTTCGGTGGACACACACCCTGGAGAGACCCCCACTCACTGGGACTTGACCGATTCGAGCAGTCCGAGCCGAGTGATCTCAGTCCAATTCGAAACCGTTCAGGGACTTCCCGAAAGAGTGAAGTATGTGGATCTTCCCAAGTTCGGGGGTGGGACGCGGGCGAGATGGAACTTCACCTACGCGCCGACAACCATCTCCCGCCACTGGAAGCACTCCTCAGACGACGTCAAGGGTGGGCTCCCCATCGACGTTCAGGTGCAGTTGTTGACTTCCGTTGCGCCGCCCGCCGGCGGCTCCTATGACATGACCTACTACCAGACAAACGAGAGCGCACCGCCCTACATGAGCCCTTCGGGCGCTCTGAAGTCACTCAGGCTACCGACCAAAGGGAAGTACGAGTACAAGTACAGGACCTTCTCGTTCGGCACTCCGCCCAGCAGTGCGCCTTGGACGGCTCAGTCCGATGCGCTCGGTATGAAGAGCGTATTCAGCGCTAACGGAACGCCGCTTGGCGATTGGGAATACTGGCAAGGCCCGCGCCCTGACGGGACCGCCCCTGCGAACCCGGCTCGTGAGCGCCGCACCTGGGTCAAGACTCCCGAGCATGGCGACGTGTCGGTCAGCTACTTCACGACCGAGGACGGATCCTGGAAGAACGGTCTTCCCTTCACCGACCAGGTTCCCGGAGGAGGAGGGAGGTATCTCTCGAAACGGAGGTACGAGGGCGATCCATCCGTTTCGGGTGCCGCGTTGGTTCGCACGGAGTGGGTGCGGTACAACGCCGACTACCATGCCGGCTATGCCACGGGCCGCGAGAACCAGCGCCTCGAGAGCTCCCGGCTGGTGTACAACGACGACCCGGGCTACTACGCGGACACGACGCTCTCCGGCTTCGATGGCTTGGGCCACTACCGCACGACCACTACGGGTGGGAACTTCGACAGCGGCAACGCCACCACGACCACTGTGAATTTCAACGCCACCACCCAGACCTATTCGTGGGACGCGAAC encodes:
- a CDS encoding SRPBCC domain-containing protein, translated to MADILHDLPIQTSLERLFLAVSTPGGLDTWWTLRCTGEPREGAEYGLWFGPDYDWRARVSRYVRSSEFELEIVHADSDWLGTRVGMRLEAGDGVTWLRFRHTGWPNPNEHFRVSSNCWAMYLRILRRSLEHGESVPYADRLTV